The Methylomusa anaerophila genome has a segment encoding these proteins:
- a CDS encoding L-lactate permease, which translates to MAWVQVYNPLNSISLSALAAAMPLFVLLYMLGIRKSRGHYAAAAGLLITIILAVAVWRMPVELAVSATLNGAMFGIFPIVWIIIPTIWLYSMIIESGEFEIIKNSLASITDDRRLQALLIAFAFGAFIEGAAGYGTPVAITAAMLVGLGFNPLYAAGICLIANVAPVAFGAIGIPIVVAAQITSLDVMTVSKIVGRQIPLLSLLAPWWIVVTMCGWKRAIEVLPAVLVTGVSFAVTQFFISNYFNPFLPDIIAAVVTILSLLVLLKIWRPKRIWRFRDEKFSESDKVELLYSRSEIIRAWMPYFILIFFVFLWADDKIFGLKTILSSLDSNTPLAAISWPYLDGRVIETMPVTAENTPLAAKYALNILSATGTSIFLAGLVSLLIIPDYGLARATRCFIKTVKQLAYPICTIAMILALAYVTNYSGMSYTLGLAFTATGAFFPFFSPILGWLGVFLTGSDSSANALFSTMQKTTAEQIHLDPSLTVAANASGGVTGKMISPQSISVATAAAGIAGREGHIFRFTLGHSVAMCLIIAVLVYLQAHVLSWMLP; encoded by the coding sequence ATGGCCTGGGTTCAGGTGTACAATCCCCTTAACAGTATTTCCCTGTCGGCCCTGGCAGCAGCCATGCCGCTGTTCGTTCTGCTGTATATGTTGGGAATACGAAAGTCGCGTGGGCATTATGCTGCCGCCGCCGGCTTATTGATTACCATAATTCTGGCGGTCGCGGTTTGGCGTATGCCGGTGGAGTTGGCGGTAAGCGCCACTTTAAACGGAGCTATGTTCGGCATATTTCCCATTGTTTGGATTATTATCCCGACGATCTGGCTGTATAGCATGATTATAGAGTCGGGTGAATTTGAAATTATTAAAAACTCGCTTGCTTCTATCACTGACGACCGCCGGTTACAGGCATTGCTGATTGCTTTTGCCTTTGGTGCATTTATTGAAGGCGCAGCCGGCTATGGTACACCGGTGGCCATAACTGCCGCCATGCTGGTGGGGTTGGGCTTTAACCCGCTTTATGCCGCCGGCATTTGTCTTATTGCCAATGTGGCGCCGGTAGCTTTCGGTGCTATCGGCATTCCTATCGTGGTGGCCGCCCAGATCACATCCCTGGACGTGATGACTGTCAGCAAAATTGTTGGCAGGCAGATCCCGCTGTTATCGCTGCTGGCTCCCTGGTGGATCGTGGTGACCATGTGCGGCTGGAAAAGAGCAATAGAAGTCCTGCCGGCGGTTTTGGTTACCGGGGTCAGTTTTGCGGTGACGCAGTTTTTTATCTCCAATTATTTTAATCCTTTTTTGCCTGATATTATTGCGGCAGTTGTGACCATTCTCAGTCTGTTGGTTTTGTTGAAAATTTGGCGTCCCAAGCGGATATGGCGCTTCCGGGACGAAAAGTTTTCCGAAAGCGACAAGGTGGAGCTTTTGTATTCCCGGTCCGAAATTATCCGGGCCTGGATGCCCTATTTTATTCTGATTTTTTTTGTATTCTTATGGGCTGATGATAAAATTTTCGGTTTGAAGACAATTTTGTCATCCTTAGACAGCAATACGCCTCTTGCCGCCATCTCCTGGCCCTATCTCGACGGGAGGGTTATCGAGACAATGCCTGTTACGGCCGAAAACACACCCTTGGCCGCCAAGTATGCCCTTAATATTTTATCGGCCACAGGTACATCCATTTTTCTTGCCGGGTTGGTTTCGCTTCTGATTATTCCGGATTATGGCCTGGCCCGCGCGACCCGCTGTTTTATCAAGACAGTCAAACAATTGGCTTATCCCATATGCACCATTGCCATGATTTTGGCTTTGGCCTATGTTACTAATTATTCCGGGATGAGCTATACTTTAGGGCTGGCGTTTACCGCGACCGGGGCATTTTTCCCTTTCTTTTCCCCCATCCTGGGCTGGCTCGGCGTATTCCTTACCGGCTCAGATTCATCGGCTAATGCTTTATTCAGCACCATGCAGAAAACTACCGCCGAACAAATCCATTTGGACCCCAGCCTGACAGTAGCCGCCAACGCTTCCGGCGGCGTCACCGGCAAGATGATTTCACCCCAAAGCATTTCGGTTGCTACGGCAGCTGCCGGAATTGCCGGACGGGAGGGACACATTTTCCGGTTTACGCTGGGGCATAGCGTGGCTATGTGTTTAATTATTGCCGTGCTGGTTTATCTACAGGCGCATGTATTAAGTTGGATGCTGCCTTAA